Proteins co-encoded in one Candida albicans SC5314 chromosome 3, complete sequence genomic window:
- a CDS encoding uncharacterized protein (Protein with a ribonuclease III domain; flow model biofilm induced; Spider biofilm induced) — MITTRIRPIMNNTSTHTNTKTSTTILAKRSATATTATTSIPKQSSMSGQSKHAILIPSALNSLLHTDKQIKYHFYSLGGDFIRLASYRRFKQLFQVGGGSLVKQFVFDLSTFLKEELNDINSLRHHQLKNFLTCNKTILEKEKSMTLCDHHFGLKNWLYIIFGYMLQNYNEQEVNNCLDQLVSMYLEARSNRFSINDIRIIRDERDQFILSTFEQYLLDVPVRNDLLYNDNGDNKDVNYIILSNIKHHKHSNKNATIASNKDNNTTNRINLPKLPKIKDKSLLVKSLMHKEFYRVLLDPNHYFGKKMLGRNYSLDPQDYSLIRKELSILDGLGDLFLAQETSKLIYELICQKNHININSSTTYQLLKIMLATNTLMAKLTKAYNLYQGLDDSIINKRIAKEWLPFTILGETPPHSESSDWQSKDEIRIYEEEFLGDFFESYMAALLIEQPEVAKSFIREIYHRILMVMTETLPPDITYQTWTSNILGRNIYRKKSESIQC; from the coding sequence atgataaCAACAAGAATACGTCCAATTATGAATAACACAAGTACTCACACTAACACCAAGACATCAACCACGATATTAGCAAAAAGGtcagcaacagcaacaacagcaacaacttCTATTCCCAAACAGTCATCTATGTCAGGCCAATCTAAGCATGCCATACTAATCCCATCAGCATTGAATTCATTATTGCATACtgataaacaaatcaaatatcaTTTCTATAGTCTTGGAGGTGATTTCATTAGATTGGCTTCTTATCGAAGATTCAAACAGTTATTTCAGGTTGGTGGTGGTTCATTAGttaaacaatttgtttttgatttatcgacatttttaaaagaaGAGTTGAATGATATAAATTCTTTAAGACATcaccaattgaagaattttttgaCTTGTAATAAGACTattttagaaaaagaaaagtcCATGACTTTATGTGATCATCATTTTGGTTTAAAGAATTGGCTTTACATAATATTTGGTTATATGTTACAGAATTATAATGAACAAGAAGTCAATAATTGTTTGGATCAGTTGGTTTCCATGTATTTGGAGGCAAGAAGTAATCGATTCtcaattaatgatattCGAATAATCCGTGATGAAAGAGATCAGTTTATTTTATCTACTTTTGAACAATATTTACTTGATGTCCCCGTTagaaatgatttattatataatgataatggtgACAATAAAGATGTGAATTATATTATCTTGAGTAATATCAAACATCACAAACACTCAAATAAGAATGCTACCATTGCCAGTAATAAAGATAACAATACAACAAATCGAATTAATTTACCAAAATTACccaaaattaaagataaatcattattggtAAAATCTTTAATGCATAAAGAGTTCTATCGTGTATTATTGGAtccaaatcattattttggTAAAAAAATGTTGGGTCGAAATTATTCATTAGATCCTCAAGattattcattaattcGTAAAGAACTTTCAATATTGGATGGATTGGGTGATTTATTCTTAGCTCAAGAAACATCAAAGCTAATTTATGAATTAATATGTCAGAAAAAtcatattaatattaatagtAGTACTacttatcaattattaaaaattatgtTGGCAACAAATACTTTAATGGCAAAATTGACTAAAGCTTATAATTTATATCAAGGGTTGGATGATTCCATTATAAATAAGCGTATTGCTAAAGAATGGTTACCATTCACCATTTTAGGTGAAACCCCTCCTCATTCAGAATCTTCTGATTGGCAATCTAAAGATGAAATTCGAATctatgaagaagaattcttgggtgatttttttgaaagttATATGGCAGcattattgattgaacAACCAGAAGTTGCAAAATCTTTTATTAGAGAAATATATCATCGAATATTAATGGTAATGACAGAAACTTTACCTCCAGATATAACTTATCAGACTTGGACTAGTAATATATTGGgaagaaatatttataGGAAAAAAAGTGAATCAATTCAATGCTGA